A genomic stretch from Candidatus Ishikawaella capsulata Mpkobe includes:
- the rimK gene encoding 30S ribosomal protein S6--L-glutamate ligase yields MKIAILSRDRTIYSCRRLSEAAKKQNHHVEIIDPLSCYIKINNALPTIYSRNEILPHFDAVIPRISTYINFYGTTILQQFENCGSYALNKSRAIKRTRDKFYTMQLLTKAGIDIPVTGISYYLKNTHHLIEMVGGPPLIIKLLEGTQGIGVILAETIAVAESIIDTFRSLNIKFMVQEFIKESKGKDLRCLVIGNEVVAAIERKAKTGDFRSNLHRGGKAYPVEITSLERDMAIQSAFTLGLNVAGVDILRANRGSLIMEVNASPGLEGIETVTGLDIASMMINWINCHYNADMY; encoded by the coding sequence ATGAAAATAGCTATTTTGTCCCGCGATAGAACGATTTACTCTTGCCGACGTTTATCCGAAGCAGCAAAAAAACAAAATCACCATGTAGAAATTATCGACCCACTTTCTTGCTATATTAAAATTAATAACGCTTTACCAACTATTTATTCTCGTAATGAAATTCTTCCCCACTTTGATGCTGTCATCCCCAGAATTAGCACCTATATCAATTTTTATGGGACCACAATACTTCAACAATTTGAAAATTGTGGTAGTTATGCATTAAACAAATCGAGAGCCATTAAGCGTACTAGAGATAAATTTTATACCATGCAATTATTAACAAAAGCAGGGATTGATATACCAGTTACTGGTATATCTTATTATTTAAAAAATACGCATCACTTAATCGAAATGGTTGGAGGACCACCGTTAATAATTAAGCTTTTGGAAGGCACACAAGGAATAGGAGTAATACTAGCTGAAACTATTGCAGTAGCAGAAAGTATTATTGATACTTTTCGTAGTCTTAATATTAAATTTATGGTACAAGAATTTATTAAGGAATCAAAGGGTAAAGATCTGCGATGTTTAGTCATCGGTAATGAAGTCGTTGCTGCTATTGAACGCAAAGCTAAAACTGGAGATTTTCGTTCTAATCTTCATCGCGGTGGTAAAGCTTATCCAGTAGAGATTACATCTCTAGAACGTGATATGGCAATACAATCAGCTTTTACATTAGGATTAAATGTAGCAGGAGTGGATATTCTAAGGGCTAATCGTGGTTCTCTAATTATGGAAGTTAATGCTTCTCCTGGACTGGAAGGAATAGAAACTGTCACTGGTTTAGATATTGCAAGTATGATGATTAATTGGATTAATTGTCATTATAATGCTGATATGTATTAA
- the infA gene encoding translation initiation factor IF-1, which produces MTKEDNIEMQGTVLDTLPNTMFRVALENGHVVIAHISGKMRKNYIRILTGDKVTVELTPYDLSKGRIVFRSRE; this is translated from the coding sequence ATGACAAAAGAAGACAATATTGAAATGCAAGGTACTGTATTAGATACGTTACCTAATACCATGTTTCGTGTAGCATTGGAAAATGGACATGTAGTAATAGCCCATATTTCTGGCAAAATGCGTAAAAATTATATCCGCATTCTCACAGGAGATAAAGTAACAGTTGAACTAACTCCATATGATTTGAGCAAAGGACGTATTGTTTTTCGTAGTCGTGAATAA
- a CDS encoding serine hydrolase, with amino-acid sequence MIKIDSSYLRWRFIFYIALSFFIPTSSFADLGITAPTFTSKAWILIDYNTGKILTKYHPDLRLNPASLTKMMTSYVIGQALKNGKINLHAIVNIPKDACATNYSKLKNSSLMFIKPLDRITVSDLNKGIIIQSGNDACIALADYIAGSQIDFIKKMNNYTKVLGLTSTHFMTVHGLDAINQYTTAKEIALIGQSLIRDLPEEYLLHKEKQFVFNHITQYNRNRLLWKNNLNVDGIKTGHTSESGYNLVASATKDNMRLISVLLGSSNSDIRFTETEKLLHWGFKYFENIQLIKGYHPFISHTIFFGNKKEVLLGVKKDANIVIPKGQRQFIKEKIKFFYPKFKAPLHKNKIVGIMIIQLNEQTVQEFPIISLENIRSGGVFKHLKDIFLSFFNLFTKKVPYHYI; translated from the coding sequence ATGATAAAAATAGACTCTTCATATTTAAGATGGCGATTCATATTTTATATTGCACTATCTTTCTTTATTCCTACTTCTAGTTTTGCTGATTTGGGTATTACTGCTCCTACTTTTACCTCCAAAGCATGGATATTAATAGATTACAACACTGGAAAAATATTAACAAAATATCATCCGGACCTTCGTTTAAATCCCGCAAGTTTAACTAAAATGATGACTAGCTATGTAATTGGTCAAGCACTTAAAAATGGCAAAATTAATCTTCATGCTATAGTTAATATACCAAAAGATGCTTGCGCTACAAATTACTCAAAACTAAAAAATTCTTCGCTAATGTTTATTAAACCTCTTGATCGAATTACCGTTTCAGATTTAAACAAAGGTATTATTATTCAGTCAGGAAATGATGCTTGTATTGCTCTTGCTGATTATATTGCTGGTAGTCAAATTGATTTTATAAAAAAAATGAATAATTACACAAAAGTACTAGGATTAACAAGTACTCACTTTATGACTGTTCATGGATTAGATGCAATAAATCAATATACTACTGCTAAAGAAATCGCGCTTATTGGACAATCTTTAATAAGAGATCTACCTGAAGAATATCTTTTACATAAAGAAAAACAATTTGTTTTTAATCATATTACTCAATACAATCGCAACCGTCTTCTTTGGAAGAACAATTTAAATGTAGATGGTATTAAAACAGGACATACATCAGAGTCTGGTTATAATTTAGTGGCTTCTGCAACAAAAGACAACATGAGGTTAATTTCCGTACTACTTGGATCATCTAATAGTGACATTCGTTTTACAGAAACAGAGAAGTTGCTTCATTGGGGATTTAAATATTTTGAAAATATTCAATTAATTAAAGGATATCATCCTTTTATATCTCATACCATTTTTTTTGGTAATAAAAAAGAAGTTTTACTTGGGGTAAAAAAAGATGCCAATATAGTTATTCCTAAAGGTCAAAGACAGTTTATAAAAGAAAAAATTAAATTTTTTTATCCTAAATTTAAAGCTCCACTACACAAAAATAAAATAGTAGGAATCATGATTATTCAGTTAAATGAACAAACAGTGCAAGAATTTCCAATAATATCATTAGAAAATATACGGTCTGGGGGAGTTTTCAAACATTTAAAGGACATTTTTTTGAGTTTTTTTAATCTTTTCACGAAAAAAGTGCCTTATCATTATATATAG